Proteins from a single region of Colias croceus chromosome Z, ilColCroc2.1:
- the LOC123705303 gene encoding paraplegin, with translation MLSIKRLPTLSASKIQSKVSFDLKNVIVERDINKNYSSKLIDLCKSVFVLHRITSKSKHPQLRHFNAEFRAAQALLKRSNLPGLNSYLNFSALARRLHTSSSNYNKDSDKDKDKDKKKNDDANIPSIMVKALFWLMTTFTLIIMSSMLLPGDNPQSEFVRYVSWNEFVYSMLSKGEVEELIVRPDIEVVTIILHEGAVIKGKKATSRVYHMNVGDIHRFEEKLRETESSLGVKEGVRVIYDRNGSVAGKVITTLLITAVILSFLYSTKSMKMNINLGGFSQLSRAKFTLVDSMSGQGKGVKFEDVAGLREAKIEVMEFVDYLKRPEHYKSLGAKVPKGALLLGPPGCGKTLLAKAVATEANVPFLSMNGSEFIEMIGGLGAARVRDLFKEASSRAPCIIYIDEMDAVGRARSSGASSFGGAGGEGEQTLNQLLVEMDGMKSREGVVVLASTNRADVLDKALLRPGRFDRHILIDLPTLIEREEIFQRHLKNIVLEDLPSYYVKRLAYLTPGFSGADIANVCNEAALHAARHKQTIVKAADLEYAVERVVGGTEKRSHAMSPGEKKIVAYHESGHALIGWLLEHTDALLKVTIVPRTNMALGFAQYTTSDQKLYTTEELFDRMCMALGGRAAEAITFNSITSGAKNDLEKVTKIAYAQVRVYGMSPTVGLLSFPDLNTRGKSPFSKSLKNLIDVEARRVIARAYYRTEEILRKNEDKLKMLAEELLKKETLNYKEVEAILGPPPFPKKKFIEPVEFETDLKNMEKAASGEERTEIGAPSAKPESPAGV, from the exons ATGTTATCTATTAAGCGATTACCGACATTATCCGCGTCGAAAATACAGTCTAAAGTATcctttgatttgaaaaatgtgatCGTCGAAAgagatataaacaaaaattattcttCAAAATTAATAGATTTATGCAAATCAGTTTTCGTTTTACATCGGATTACGAGTAAATCGAAGCACCCA CAATTACGCCATTTCAATGCTGAATTCAGAGCTGCACAAGCTTTGTTGAAAAGGTCGAACTTGCCTGGCcttaattcatatttaaactTTAGTGCTTTGGCCAGAAGATTGCACACAAGTTCCTCTAACTATAACAAGGATTCGGATAAAGACAAG GATAAAGACAAAAAGAAGAATGACGATGCAAATATCCCATCGATTATGGTCAAGGCGCTTTTCTGGCTCATGACCACCTTCACCCTCATCATCATGAGCTCCATGCTGCTGCCGGGAGATAATCCACAGAGTGAG TTTGTGAGATATGTATCATGGAACGAGTTTGTATACTCAATGCTGTCAAAAGGTGAGGTGGAAGAGCTTATAGTCAGACCCGATATAGAAGTTGTGACCATCATACTGCATGAGGGAGCTGTTATTAAGGGGAAAAAG GCAACTAGTCGCGTGTACCACATGAATGTTGGGGACATTCACAGATTTGAAGAGAAACTGCGAGAAACCGAAAGTAGCTTGGGTGTTAAGGAGG gtGTGCGAGTAATATATGACAGGAACGGCAGTGTGGCCGGTAAAGTTATCACTACACTGCTGATCACTGCTGTGATCCTCTCCTTCTTGTATTCTACTAAGTCTATGAAGATGAACATCAATTTAGGCGGATTT AGCCAACTCAGCCGTGCGAAATTCACTCTGGTAGATTCCATGAGTGGCCAGGGGAAGGGGGTGAAATTTGAAGACGTGGCCGGGCTACGGGAAGCCAAGATTGAGGTTATGGAGTTTGTGGACTATCTGAAGAGGCCCGAGCACTATAAGAGCTTGGGGGCTAAG gTACCAAAAGGTGCATTACTCCTAGGTCCGCCTGGGTGTGGAAAGACATTATTGGCCAAGGCTGTCGCCACTGAGGCGAATGTGCCTTTCCTGTCTATGAATGGGTCTGAGTTCATAGAAATGATCGGAGGGCTTGGAGCCGCGAGGGTTAG GGACCTCTTCAAAGAGGCCAGCTCCCGTGCGCCCTGCATCATCTATATAGACGAGATGGATGCTGTTGGTCGGGCCCGTTCATCCGGGGCCAGTTCCTTTGGGGGCGCTGGGGGTGAGGGGGAGCAGACCCTCAACCAGCTCCTGGTGGAGATGGACGGGATGAAGAGCCGCGAGGGGGTGGTGGTGTTGGCTTCGACCAATCGAGCTGATGTGCTGGATAAG GCGTTGCTCAGGCCCGGTCGTTTCGATCGTCACATCCTGATCGACTTGCCCACGCTCATCGAGAGAGAGGAAATTTTCCAAAGGCATCTGAAGAATATTGTGCTAGAGGATCTACCCTCGTATTATGTAAAAAG GCTAGCATACCTAACGCCGGGCTTCAGCGGCGCGGATATAGCGAACGTGTGCAACGAGGCCGCCCTACATGCCGCGAGACACAAGCAGACCATTGTTAAGGCGGCGGATTTGGAGTACGCGGTGGAAAGGGTTGTTG GTGGAACGGAAAAACGTAGTCACGCGATGTCTCCCGGGGAAAAGAAGATAGTTGCGTACCACGAGTCCGGGCACGCTCTGATTGGCTGGCTTCTAGAACATACGGACGCGTTGCTGAAAGTGACCATAGTGCCGAGGACCAATATGGCCCTGGGATTCGCGCAGTATACGACTAGCGATCAGAAGCTGTATACTACTGAAGAG ctaTTCGACCGCATGTGCATGGCGCTGGGAGGCCGTGCTGCTGAAGCCATCACCTTCAACTCGATCACCAGCGGCGCCAAGAACGACCTGGAGAAGGTCACCAAGATTGCGTATGCGCAg GTGCGAGTATACGGCATGTCACCTACAGTGGGTCTACTATCTTTCCCCGATCTAAACACACGCGGCAAGAGTCCCTTCTCCAAATCCCTGAAGAACCTCATAGATGTGGAAGCGAGGAGAGTCATAGCCAGAGCATACTATAGGACAGAGGAGATATTGAGGAAGAACGAGGATAAGCTGAAAATG CTCGCGGAAGAACTACTAAAGAAAGAAACGCTCAACTACAAGGAAGTGGAGGCAATATTGGGGCCTCCTCCTTTCCCTAAGAAGAAATTCATTGAGCCTGTGGAATTTGAGACGGATTTGAAGAATATGGAAAAAGCGGCCTCTGGTGAGGAACGTACGGAAATAGGCGCTCCGTCGGCCAAGCCCGAGTCGCCCGCCGGCGTGTAG